In Bradyrhizobium guangxiense, the following are encoded in one genomic region:
- a CDS encoding CHAD domain-containing protein — translation MARPSTISTAARATPAARRNALPGRLSPGMACDTAFRIIARRHLDAVLAQHDGTCRGDPDALHQIRIALTHLRTAIRFFSPMVDDALRPNVWAELKWLNNQLGMVRDLDVAIERVVAESGDELAVVAELQHWDEKRAESHRQLARALQSARYRRLVEQTSSWIESGPWSTRRSKEAIRLRRCTLADHATERLTDWETTLLKKARKLRKLDVDKRHKVRLLNKRMTYSVESLQDLFAEESLTKQKSILKKLRKAQRSLGQLNDDARGQALAASLNGAGLEAGKRFLNRKREKKLLRKASAAYRKLDKTKPFRSSDLAPSSEPEA, via the coding sequence ATGGCACGACCTAGCACAATCTCGACGGCCGCTCGCGCCACTCCGGCGGCGCGGCGCAATGCGCTGCCCGGCCGTCTCAGTCCCGGCATGGCCTGCGATACAGCGTTCCGGATCATCGCGCGCCGCCACCTCGATGCCGTCCTCGCCCAGCATGACGGTACCTGCCGCGGCGATCCCGACGCGCTGCACCAGATCCGCATCGCATTGACGCATCTGCGGACGGCCATCCGCTTCTTCTCGCCGATGGTCGACGACGCTCTGCGGCCGAATGTCTGGGCCGAACTGAAATGGCTGAACAATCAGCTCGGCATGGTGCGCGACCTCGACGTGGCGATCGAGCGGGTCGTCGCCGAGAGCGGCGACGAGCTCGCCGTGGTCGCCGAGCTTCAACACTGGGACGAAAAGCGCGCCGAGAGTCACCGCCAGCTGGCGCGCGCACTGCAATCGGCGCGGTATCGCCGCCTCGTGGAGCAGACCTCGAGCTGGATCGAGAGCGGTCCCTGGTCGACCCGGCGCAGCAAGGAAGCCATCCGATTGCGCCGCTGCACGCTCGCTGACCACGCGACGGAACGGCTGACCGACTGGGAGACGACGCTGCTCAAGAAGGCGCGCAAGCTCCGCAAGCTCGACGTCGACAAGCGCCACAAGGTACGACTTCTCAACAAGCGGATGACTTATTCGGTCGAGTCGCTGCAGGACCTGTTCGCCGAGGAGTCATTGACGAAGCAGAAGTCCATCCTCAAGAAATTGCGCAAGGCGCAGCGGTCGCTCGGACAATTGAACGACGACGCACGAGGACAAGCATTGGCGGCGTCGTTGAACGGCGCCGGCCTCGAAGCCGGCAAACGCTTCCTCAATCGCAAGCGGGAGAAGAAGCTGTTGCGGAAGGCCTCGGCGGCCTACCGCAAATTGGACAAGACCAAACCGTTCCGGTCCTCGGATCTCGCGCCGAGTTCGGAGCCGGAGGCTTAG